The genomic window AAGGATGCTCCTGCAACTTCAAATGAAGTTTACATGTCAAATTCAGTATTTACACCTTCCACAATAACTGTTGAGTTAGGAACAACAGTTAAATGGACAAATAAAGAGTCTGTTTTGCACACTGTTACTAGCGATAGCTTAATTTTTAATAGCGGAAATCTAGATAAAAATAAAACTTTTTCGTTCACCTTTAATTCAAAAGGGACTTATCCATATCGTTGTATTCTTCATAACAATATGACAGGTACAGTAATTGTTCAATAATTTAAAATCCAAAAAAATTGATATGAAAAAAATAATATTCGTAGCATTTACACTTTATTCAGTTGTTGCATATAGTAATAAAGTGACAATAACTAATTCAGGTTTTGCTTTCTCACCTGATAGTATAAGCATTAATTTAGGCGACACTATCGTATTTCAACTAGGTGGAACGCATAATGCTGTTGAAGTAAACCAAACTACATGGAACTCAAATGGAACAACTGCACTTAGTGGAGGATTTAACACTCCATTTACAGGCGGGCAAATAACAGGACTCACTCCAGGGTATCATTATTATGTTTGTACTAACCATGCATTTATGGGAATGAAAGGGAAAATCTTTGTAGTTTCAAATTCTAATATTAATAATCTTGTTTATAAAAATAAAACAATTGATGTTTTTCCTAATCCAACCAGTGGAATATTAAAGTTGCAAACAAACTTTGAATTATCTAATCCAAATAACAGATTTTCAATTTACAATATTTCTGGCGAAAAGATTAATTCAAGTAAAGTGTTAAGTAACGAAATTGACATGTCTGGTTTTCCAAAAGGAATTTATTTTATAGAAATAATTGCAGATAAAAGAACTTATGTTAAGAAAATTACATTAGAATAATTTATATAATTTAATAAAACATTTAAAAATAGACTAACTGATTTTACTCCAGTTAATATCAGTTTTAGTAAGTTTCTTCAATTGAAAAGTGATTAACTGGTTTTGTGGGGATTTTAAAAATACATCCTCTTTTAAAATAAGTTCAGCTTCATGTCTTGCAGTTTGTAAAATTCTTCCATCTGTACCCAAATCTGCAATCTTTAATTGAAATGGAAGTCCACTTTGCTGAGTTCCTTCAATATCACCTGGACCTCTAATTTCCATATCCTTATCCGCTATTTCAAAACCATTATTGGTTTCCACCATTATTTCCAATCTTTTTCTAGCATCTGCTGAAAGTTTATCACCAGACATTAAAATGCAATATGACTGATCAGCTCCTCTACCTACCCTGCCTCTTAGCTGATGTAATTGAGAAAGACCAAACCGTTCAGCACTTTCAATTACCATAACAGAAGCATTAGGAACATCAACACCTACCTCAATTACAGTAGTAGAAATAAGAATATTGGCTTTTCCTTTAATAAAAAGATTCATTGCTATTTCTTTTTCGGCAGGTTTCATTTTTCCATGAACTACTGAAATAAGGTATTCTGGTGGAGAAAAATCACGGCTATAACCTGCATAACCATCTTCAAGATCTTTATAGTCGAGCTTTTCAGATTCTTTAATTAATGGGAAAACCACATAAACTTGCCGTCCCATTGCTATTTCCTTTCTTAAAAATCCAAAAACTTTCAGGGTTGAGTTTTCAAAAAAATGCACTGTTTTAATTGGCTTTCTTCCAGGAGGAAGTTCATCTATTACAGAAATATCAAGATCACCATACAAAGTCATTGCAAGCGTTCTGGGTATTGGAGTTGCTGTCATTACTAAAATATGGGGCTCAATAATATTTTTTTGCCATAACCTTGCACGTTGTGCAACTCCAAATCGGTGCTGTTCATCAATAACAACTAACCCTAAATTAGCAAACTTAACTTCATCCTCAATCAGAGCATGAGTACCAATAAGTAAATTAACAGTATTATTTTGCAATTTTTCATGCAATTCTTTTCGTTCCGCTTTCTTGGTTGAACCTGTTAAAAGCCTTACCGAAACACCTATTTCTCCACAAAACTTTGAGATTGTTTTAAAATGCTGAATTGCCAAAATCTCTGTAGGCGCCATTATGCAAGCTTGATATCCATTATCTACCGCCATTAGCATAGCTAACAAAGCAACTAAAGTTTTACCACTGCCTACATCACCTTGTAACAATCTATTCATTTGTTTGCCAGAAATAAAATCATTTCTAATTTCTCCCAGTACACGAATTTGAGCTGAAGTAAGATTAAATGGCAGATTTTTATATAAATGCTTTATTAAATTATCATTTTCTTTTTTAAAAACAAAACAATTTGACTTCCCTTTTCTATAGGCCTTCTGACTTAATAAATTAATCTGAATGTAAAAAAGTTCTTCAAACTTTAACCTGAACTGAGCATCTCGTAATTTTTCGGGAGACTGTGGAAAATGAGCCTGAAAAAGGGCTTCTTTTAGCGAAGCAAGCTTTAACTTATTTAAAATATAATCAGGTAAACTTTCATGTATCGAATTAACAAATTGCTTAAATATATTTTCCTGTATTAATCTTATCGTTTTCGAGCTAATAAAATGTGTTTTTAATTTTTCGGGTACACTATATTGTGGTTGCAAAGAA from Bacteroidia bacterium includes these protein-coding regions:
- a CDS encoding cupredoxin domain-containing protein, whose protein sequence is KDAPATSNEVYMSNSVFTPSTITVELGTTVKWTNKESVLHTVTSDSLIFNSGNLDKNKTFSFTFNSKGTYPYRCILHNNMTGTVIVQ
- a CDS encoding T9SS type A sorting domain-containing protein, with translation MKKIIFVAFTLYSVVAYSNKVTITNSGFAFSPDSISINLGDTIVFQLGGTHNAVEVNQTTWNSNGTTALSGGFNTPFTGGQITGLTPGYHYYVCTNHAFMGMKGKIFVVSNSNINNLVYKNKTIDVFPNPTSGILKLQTNFELSNPNNRFSIYNISGEKINSSKVLSNEIDMSGFPKGIYFIEIIADKRTYVKKITLE
- the recG gene encoding ATP-dependent DNA helicase RecG, which produces MASLNDNIQFIPGVGPKRAELITAELGISTIEEMIYYFPYKYIDRTKIYKISEINADLPYIQIRGKILEFKNVGAGKGKRLTARFYDQTGAIELVWFKGLAWITKNYKTNVEYVIFGKPNLFGNSINITHPEIEEAVRFEKSLTTSLQPQYSVPEKLKTHFISSKTIRLIQENIFKQFVNSIHESLPDYILNKLKLASLKEALFQAHFPQSPEKLRDAQFRLKFEELFYIQINLLSQKAYRKGKSNCFVFKKENDNLIKHLYKNLPFNLTSAQIRVLGEIRNDFISGKQMNRLLQGDVGSGKTLVALLAMLMAVDNGYQACIMAPTEILAIQHFKTISKFCGEIGVSVRLLTGSTKKAERKELHEKLQNNTVNLLIGTHALIEDEVKFANLGLVVIDEQHRFGVAQRARLWQKNIIEPHILVMTATPIPRTLAMTLYGDLDISVIDELPPGRKPIKTVHFFENSTLKVFGFLRKEIAMGRQVYVVFPLIKESEKLDYKDLEDGYAGYSRDFSPPEYLISVVHGKMKPAEKEIAMNLFIKGKANILISTTVIEVGVDVPNASVMVIESAERFGLSQLHQLRGRVGRGADQSYCILMSGDKLSADARKRLEIMVETNNGFEIADKDMEIRGPGDIEGTQQSGLPFQLKIADLGTDGRILQTARHEAELILKEDVFLKSPQNQLITFQLKKLTKTDINWSKIS